Proteins found in one Candidatus Cybelea sp. genomic segment:
- the hpt gene encoding hypoxanthine phosphoribosyltransferase codes for MTGEPLFDSRSIAARVAQIGAAISADYADKLPVLVGLLTAAAPFLSDLIRAVTIPCQMDVIAVSRYGDGQSVVLEKDLAIPIEGRHVILVDDTVDTGMTLHSVVKTLLAREPASLAVCALLDRPHRRIADIEIKYRGFEVPDVFVVGYGLDYLGRYRELPALYAHGTWPA; via the coding sequence ATGACGGGCGAGCCGCTCTTTGATTCCCGATCGATCGCCGCGCGGGTCGCCCAGATCGGCGCGGCCATCTCGGCAGACTACGCTGACAAGCTGCCGGTCTTGGTCGGCTTGCTGACCGCCGCGGCCCCGTTTCTCTCCGACCTGATCCGGGCGGTCACGATCCCCTGCCAGATGGACGTGATCGCGGTGAGCCGGTACGGCGACGGCCAGTCGGTCGTCCTGGAGAAGGACCTGGCCATCCCCATCGAGGGGCGGCACGTGATCCTGGTGGACGATACGGTCGATACCGGAATGACGCTGCACTCGGTCGTCAAGACCCTGCTCGCGCGCGAGCCCGCCTCCTTGGCGGTCTGCGCGCTACTCGACCGGCCCCACCGCCGGATTGCCGATATAGAAATTAAGTACAGGGGGTTCGAAGTCCCCGACGTATTCGTCGTGGGTTACGGCCTTGATTATCTAGGACGCTATCGGGAGTTACCCGCATTGTATGCACACGGAACGTGGCCCGCGTAA
- a CDS encoding glycoside hydrolase family 125 protein, whose amino-acid sequence MAALLCAAATLLFPGRLVALELRSIEKAAADYRNPNGHLQDMFRAALLDTSRLAEYAPDGTAYIETGDIPAEWLRDASAQARPYLYFAKDDGDVRSLLRAIIARMVKYVQLDPYANAYTLDYRVWEQKFELDSLAYPTAFAWSYWKTTGDASIFNGNFSNMLDDVLSTMQREQNHPRNSRYTHKELPADGAGRPTGYTGMIWTGFRPSDDACYYNFLIPSEMFAVVALGDMSDIELNVYHNVVKAHEAKALRDEVQRGIQTYGLVLVPKYGYIYAYEVDGLGHAILTDDANIPSLLAAPYFGYTIANDRYYENTRRFLLSQDNPSFYQGHVARGIGSYHTPDHWIWPLALIIQGMTTTSGTEKQDVLTQLLASDPGDHLLHESFNPDNPQQYTRRNFGWPNALFSEFVMTQLQGVPAIPMGDTADLEFRTE is encoded by the coding sequence ATGGCCGCGCTGCTTTGTGCCGCGGCCACTCTGCTGTTTCCAGGCAGGCTGGTCGCGCTCGAGCTGCGCTCGATCGAAAAAGCCGCAGCGGATTATCGCAATCCTAACGGCCACTTGCAAGACATGTTCCGTGCGGCACTGCTCGACACGAGCCGGCTCGCAGAGTATGCCCCCGACGGCACGGCCTACATCGAGACCGGCGACATTCCGGCGGAATGGCTGCGCGACGCGAGCGCGCAGGCGCGCCCGTATCTCTATTTCGCCAAGGATGACGGCGACGTTCGCAGTTTGCTGCGCGCGATCATCGCGCGGATGGTCAAGTACGTGCAGCTCGACCCCTATGCGAACGCCTACACGCTGGACTACCGCGTCTGGGAGCAGAAGTTCGAGCTCGACTCGCTCGCCTATCCGACGGCGTTCGCCTGGAGCTATTGGAAGACGACCGGCGACGCGTCGATCTTCAACGGCAATTTCTCAAACATGCTCGACGACGTGCTCTCGACGATGCAGCGCGAGCAGAACCACCCGCGCAACTCGCGCTACACGCACAAAGAACTTCCGGCCGACGGCGCCGGGCGTCCGACCGGCTACACCGGGATGATTTGGACGGGCTTCCGTCCTTCCGACGACGCCTGCTACTACAACTTCCTCATCCCCTCGGAGATGTTCGCGGTCGTTGCGCTCGGCGACATGTCCGATATCGAGCTCAACGTTTACCACAACGTCGTCAAAGCGCACGAGGCGAAGGCGCTGCGCGACGAGGTGCAGCGCGGGATTCAGACCTACGGTCTCGTGCTCGTGCCCAAGTACGGCTACATCTACGCCTATGAAGTCGACGGGCTGGGGCACGCGATCCTTACGGACGACGCGAACATTCCGAGCCTGCTCGCGGCCCCGTACTTCGGCTATACGATCGCCAACGACCGCTACTACGAGAACACGCGGCGCTTCCTGCTCTCGCAGGACAACCCGTCGTTCTATCAAGGGCACGTCGCACGCGGCATCGGCAGCTACCACACGCCGGACCACTGGATCTGGCCTCTCGCGCTGATCATTCAGGGGATGACGACGACCTCGGGCACCGAAAAGCAGGACGTCCTCACGCAGCTGCTCGCGAGCGATCCCGGCGATCACCTGCTGCACGAGTCTTTCAATCCCGACAACCCGCAGCAGTACACCCGGCGCAACTTCGGGTGGCCCAACGCGCTCTTTTCCGAGTTCGTGATGACGCAGCTTCAGGGCGTGCCCGCGATTCCGATGGGCGATACCGCGGATCTCGAGTTCCGCACCGAATAG
- a CDS encoding adenylosuccinate synthetase — protein sequence MASKADILLGCQWGDEGKGRIVDLYAADYDVVARFGGGDNAGHSIVAGEQELALRIVPSGVLHEHVELFIGGGTVVNPTTLLGELESLASIGVDTSRIKISDRAHVVLPSHVERDAAAERERGTGAIGTTGRGIGPAYVDRVARSGIRFADVIRGAHARGAGDAEGIEAARRLSEHVVDGVEYLQERLRSNKRVLLEGAQGSLLDVTYGTYPYVTSSNTIAGGACTGLGIGPGEIGRVSGVFKAYCTRVGAGPMPSELTGERGELLRRQGNEFGTVTGRPRRCGWFDAVAARYAVGLNGLDGAIVTKLDVLSGLDRVGIVTGYRAGGKSVGFGAANRTDLQVDVEEMSGWSEPIGACRRIAELPEAARAYVTRLGDVLAVPIELVSVGRERSQLAR from the coding sequence GTGGCCTCCAAAGCCGACATCCTCCTCGGATGTCAGTGGGGGGACGAGGGCAAGGGCCGCATCGTCGACCTTTACGCGGCCGATTACGACGTCGTCGCGCGATTCGGCGGCGGCGATAACGCCGGGCACTCGATCGTCGCCGGCGAGCAAGAACTGGCACTGCGCATCGTGCCGTCGGGCGTGCTGCACGAGCACGTCGAGCTGTTCATCGGGGGCGGGACGGTCGTCAATCCTACCACGCTGCTGGGCGAGCTCGAGAGCCTAGCGTCGATCGGGGTCGATACGTCGCGCATCAAGATTTCGGATCGCGCGCACGTCGTCTTACCCTCGCACGTCGAGCGCGACGCGGCCGCCGAGCGCGAGCGCGGAACCGGCGCGATCGGCACTACGGGGCGCGGCATCGGGCCGGCGTACGTCGATCGGGTGGCGCGCAGCGGCATTCGCTTTGCCGACGTCATCCGCGGCGCGCACGCGCGCGGCGCGGGCGACGCCGAGGGAATCGAGGCCGCACGGCGGCTGAGCGAGCACGTCGTCGACGGCGTCGAGTATCTGCAGGAGCGTTTGCGTTCGAACAAGCGCGTGCTGCTGGAGGGCGCCCAGGGCTCACTGCTCGACGTTACCTACGGGACGTATCCATACGTCACGAGCTCGAACACGATCGCGGGCGGCGCCTGCACCGGCTTGGGCATCGGGCCCGGCGAGATTGGGCGCGTGAGCGGCGTTTTCAAGGCATACTGCACGCGCGTCGGTGCGGGGCCGATGCCGTCGGAACTTACCGGCGAGCGCGGCGAGCTTTTGCGGCGCCAAGGCAACGAATTCGGGACGGTGACCGGCCGGCCGCGGCGCTGCGGCTGGTTCGACGCGGTAGCGGCCCGCTATGCCGTCGGGCTCAACGGACTCGACGGCGCGATCGTCACGAAACTCGACGTGCTGTCGGGGCTCGATCGCGTCGGCATCGTCACCGGCTATCGTGCCGGCGGCAAGAGCGTTGGATTCGGTGCCGCCAATCGGACCGATCTGCAGGTCGACGTCGAGGAGATGTCGGGCTGGAGCGAGCCGATCGGCGCGTGCCGGCGGATCGCGGAGCTTCCCGAGGCCGCTCGCGCCTACGTCACGCGGCTGGGCGATGTGCTCGCCGTTCCGATCGAGCTGGTTTCGGTCGGGCGGGAACGCTCGCAGCTGGCTCGCTAG
- the fliJ gene encoding flagellar export protein FliJ yields MAAKFIFSLQPLLEERRRREECNRRAFARAKRACDEGVREMERLNGSLRQAGVALYACALSGEFAGAGVAFYDVRLRFLAEAIEGHGERVQRWGSDASAAMAELTSAHRERLVVEKLLERRLREFRAEQARRDEMEIDEANSRLHALRQARDDVMR; encoded by the coding sequence ATGGCGGCGAAGTTTATATTTTCGTTACAGCCGCTGCTCGAAGAGCGGCGGCGTCGTGAAGAGTGCAATCGCCGGGCATTCGCTCGGGCGAAACGAGCGTGCGACGAAGGCGTGCGTGAGATGGAGCGGTTGAACGGTTCGCTGCGCCAGGCGGGGGTGGCGTTGTACGCATGCGCGCTCTCGGGTGAGTTCGCCGGCGCGGGCGTTGCATTTTACGATGTGCGGCTGCGCTTTCTCGCTGAGGCGATCGAAGGGCACGGCGAGCGCGTCCAGCGCTGGGGCAGCGACGCTTCGGCGGCGATGGCGGAGTTGACATCGGCGCATCGCGAGCGTTTGGTCGTCGAAAAGCTTCTCGAGCGGCGCTTGCGAGAGTTTCGGGCGGAGCAGGCGAGGCGGGACGAAATGGAGATCGACGAAGCGAATTCTCGTTTGCACGCCCTTCGACAAGCTCGGGATGACGTGATGAGATGA
- a CDS encoding flagellar FlbD family protein, translating into MITLTRENGQPVLLNCDLIETVEENGKSVITLTTGNAVVVRERLHEIEAKVVEFKQKIYGR; encoded by the coding sequence ATGATTACGCTCACTAGAGAGAATGGGCAGCCGGTGCTGCTGAACTGCGACCTGATCGAGACGGTCGAGGAGAACGGAAAGAGCGTGATTACTCTGACGACCGGAAATGCCGTCGTCGTCCGCGAGCGGCTGCACGAGATCGAAGCGAAGGTCGTGGAGTTCAAGCAAAAGATCTACGGCCGCTAG
- a CDS encoding flagellar biosynthetic protein FliO, producing the protein MPASFWAAYTIKLAVLAAVLGAIYALARLLRGNAFFWRAAQRHIVVLESTMLAPNAAIHMIRVGKRHLLLGSGGLSKLAELEPGELETIPRST; encoded by the coding sequence GTGCCGGCGAGCTTCTGGGCAGCCTATACGATCAAGCTGGCGGTTCTCGCGGCGGTGCTGGGGGCGATCTACGCGCTCGCGCGGCTGCTGCGCGGCAACGCATTCTTTTGGCGCGCGGCGCAACGCCACATCGTGGTGCTCGAGAGCACGATGCTCGCGCCGAACGCTGCGATCCACATGATCCGCGTCGGGAAGCGCCACCTGCTGCTCGGGAGCGGCGGGTTGAGCAAGCTCGCCGAGCTGGAGCCCGGCGAGCTGGAAACTATACCGCGAAGTACCTAA
- a CDS encoding BlaI/MecI/CopY family transcriptional regulator produces MARRRSNTLTEAELRLMEVLWERGRATVAEMTAALPPPPLAYNSVLTTMRILERKGYVDHDEAGRAFMYRPLVAREDAATNAVGHLLSRFFDNSAGSLALQLIANERPSNDELSRLKTLIEQYEENGS; encoded by the coding sequence ATGGCACGACGACGTTCGAACACCCTGACGGAGGCCGAGTTGCGGCTGATGGAGGTCCTTTGGGAGCGTGGCCGGGCCACAGTCGCCGAAATGACGGCCGCATTGCCGCCCCCGCCGCTCGCCTACAACAGCGTGCTCACGACGATGCGCATTCTCGAACGGAAAGGCTACGTCGATCACGACGAGGCCGGCCGTGCCTTCATGTACCGTCCGCTCGTCGCGCGCGAAGACGCGGCAACGAACGCCGTCGGACACCTGCTTTCACGCTTCTTCGATAATAGCGCGGGTTCGCTCGCGCTACAGCTCATCGCCAACGAACGGCCGTCGAACGACGAACTGAGCCGGCTCAAGACACTCATCGAACAGTATGAGGAGAACGGCTCATGA
- a CDS encoding pentapeptide repeat-containing protein: MIVVAATVLNALWQDALLVLCVWLLLRAWPSINAATRYVVWSATLMAALVVPVATTLAFFTPAQPVATAAGAQGQAASVNAAHERVAVTPRRPIQHWAMRAPQGPSLTRVLPALPARLHVTLPLPVGIAVFAAWVLLAAYALIGLLIGLLRLEQLKRDALPLPIEYRDSMPQWIEANKGRRPVRLCVSEAIDVPVAVGLFDAMILIPQALLDRLSPQEVEQISLHELAHLRRADDWSNCLQRLIVAALGWNPAALFVAQQLELEREVACDDWVLSSVHAVRPYALCLTKMAETAAWPHHPMPAPGVFTTRKQISLRIERLLGTGRDIATNLAIGPAAAAIASVGALALLIAFVAPSVAAPAYQVVQPVKPPAAAAHPAVANAAASSKTQIVAKTEIVRQPATPSLARSLPAASAHVQRQARESRSVPPAPLAPAGKPLPNGAIAGGTAKAIDRGMDIASKSIADSTKMANGINASVDSAIAKSLSGTGATHDLAQSSSGKSCVGCDFRGVNWAGRDLRGAHYTGTDFSSANLRGADLSNSDLSGVDFSRANLSGVSFRHARLSGCDFAYANLTGADFTGATMTGCQFKNASLPSATLRSIVNSCKGCDFTRANLSGADLSGVRLSGDDFSRADLRNANFSGAELVGADFSRARLDGANFNGATLNACDLSGVDLSHVDFSRAKLVGMDLSKQNTPR, encoded by the coding sequence ATGATCGTCGTCGCCGCGACGGTACTCAACGCACTTTGGCAGGACGCGTTGCTCGTGCTCTGCGTCTGGCTGCTTCTGCGCGCGTGGCCGAGCATCAATGCGGCGACGCGTTACGTTGTCTGGAGCGCTACCCTGATGGCGGCACTCGTCGTGCCGGTCGCGACGACGCTCGCGTTCTTCACGCCGGCGCAACCGGTCGCGACGGCCGCCGGCGCCCAGGGACAGGCCGCGAGCGTCAACGCCGCGCACGAACGCGTCGCGGTGACCCCACGGCGCCCAATCCAGCACTGGGCGATGCGCGCGCCGCAGGGGCCGAGCTTGACGCGCGTGCTGCCGGCGCTGCCGGCGCGCCTGCACGTCACACTGCCGCTGCCCGTGGGGATCGCGGTCTTCGCGGCGTGGGTACTGCTGGCGGCATACGCGCTGATCGGACTGCTGATCGGCCTGCTGCGCCTCGAGCAGCTCAAGCGCGACGCGCTGCCGCTGCCGATCGAGTACCGCGATTCGATGCCGCAGTGGATCGAGGCCAACAAGGGGCGCCGCCCGGTACGCCTGTGCGTTAGCGAAGCGATCGACGTGCCGGTGGCGGTCGGCCTCTTCGACGCCATGATTTTGATTCCGCAGGCGCTGCTCGATCGGCTCTCGCCCCAGGAAGTCGAGCAGATCAGCCTGCACGAACTCGCTCATCTGCGCCGCGCCGACGACTGGAGCAACTGCCTGCAGCGGTTGATCGTCGCCGCGCTCGGCTGGAATCCGGCGGCGCTCTTCGTCGCGCAACAGCTGGAGCTCGAACGCGAAGTTGCCTGCGACGACTGGGTGCTCTCCTCGGTACACGCCGTGCGCCCGTACGCACTCTGCCTGACGAAGATGGCTGAGACAGCGGCCTGGCCGCATCATCCGATGCCGGCGCCGGGCGTCTTCACCACGCGCAAGCAGATCTCGCTGCGCATCGAACGGCTCCTCGGTACCGGCCGCGACATCGCCACGAATCTCGCGATCGGTCCGGCGGCCGCCGCGATCGCCTCAGTCGGCGCGCTCGCGCTGCTGATCGCCTTCGTCGCGCCGTCGGTTGCGGCGCCGGCATACCAGGTGGTGCAGCCGGTTAAACCGCCGGCGGCCGCCGCACACCCGGCCGTTGCCAACGCCGCCGCGTCGAGCAAAACGCAGATCGTTGCGAAGACCGAGATCGTGCGCCAACCGGCGACCCCGAGCCTCGCGCGGAGTCTTCCGGCGGCGTCCGCTCACGTGCAGCGCCAAGCGCGCGAGAGCAGATCCGTGCCGCCGGCGCCGCTTGCGCCGGCCGGCAAACCGCTGCCGAACGGCGCGATCGCCGGCGGCACCGCCAAAGCGATCGACAGGGGTATGGATATCGCGAGTAAGAGCATCGCCGACAGCACGAAGATGGCAAACGGCATCAATGCGTCGGTCGATAGCGCGATCGCGAAGAGCTTAAGCGGCACCGGTGCGACGCACGACCTCGCGCAGAGCAGCAGCGGAAAGTCGTGCGTCGGCTGCGATTTCCGCGGGGTCAACTGGGCCGGACGCGACCTGCGCGGTGCGCACTACACCGGCACCGATTTCAGCAGCGCGAACCTGCGCGGCGCGGATCTCTCCAACAGCGACCTCAGCGGCGTCGATTTCTCGCGTGCGAACCTCAGCGGTGTCTCCTTCCGGCACGCGCGCCTTTCCGGCTGCGACTTCGCGTACGCCAATCTCACGGGCGCGGACTTTACGGGCGCAACGATGACGGGGTGCCAGTTCAAGAACGCCTCGCTTCCCTCGGCAACGTTGCGCAGCATCGTCAACAGCTGCAAAGGCTGCGATTTCACCCGCGCCAATCTCTCGGGCGCGGACCTCAGCGGCGTCCGGCTGAGCGGCGACGATTTCTCGCGCGCCGATCTGCGAAACGCTAATTTCTCCGGCGCCGAACTGGTCGGTGCGGACTTTAGCCGCGCACGGCTGGACGGCGCGAACTTCAACGGCGCAACGCTCAATGCTTGCGATCTCTCGGGCGTAGACCTCTCGCACGTCGACTTCTCACGAGCCAAGCTCGTTGGAATGGACCTCTCAAAACAAAACACGCCGCGATAA
- a CDS encoding pentapeptide repeat-containing protein, with protein sequence MNYLLAAILSLLSIGTGAAVAAGGLPANCTGCDFGGRDLRGADLRNVAYVGVDLSGANLRNANLRGAKLVGVDFSHADLRGANLQDSRLTGVDLDGAQLSGAIFTGAVLTGINLRGVLTGLGSADARGLLQKCTGCNAQGADIAGFDLSGIAVVGADLSGAHAARARFTGAELEGVDLANADLRGADFRNAKICTRDDDGSGSDPRNGRVHCVDLRGADVAGADFRGALYCESHSSRTCRPVDAATLRAGSRSELSGAILQ encoded by the coding sequence GTGAACTACTTGTTGGCTGCGATACTCTCACTGCTCTCGATCGGCACCGGAGCTGCCGTTGCGGCCGGCGGACTGCCCGCCAACTGCACGGGATGCGACTTCGGCGGACGCGATCTGCGCGGCGCCGATCTGCGCAACGTCGCCTACGTCGGCGTCGATCTCTCGGGAGCGAATCTGCGCAATGCAAACCTGCGCGGCGCAAAGCTCGTCGGCGTCGACTTCTCGCACGCCGATCTGCGCGGGGCAAACCTTCAAGACAGCCGGCTGACCGGCGTCGATTTGGACGGCGCGCAGCTGAGCGGCGCGATCTTTACCGGCGCTGTTCTGACCGGCATCAATCTACGCGGCGTGCTCACCGGGCTGGGCAGCGCCGACGCGCGCGGCCTGCTGCAGAAGTGCACCGGCTGCAACGCGCAGGGCGCCGACATCGCGGGATTTGACCTCTCCGGCATCGCGGTCGTCGGCGCTGATCTGAGCGGTGCGCACGCCGCGCGAGCGCGTTTCACCGGGGCCGAGCTCGAGGGCGTCGATCTGGCGAACGCCGATCTTCGGGGCGCCGATTTTCGCAACGCAAAAATCTGTACGCGCGATGACGACGGATCGGGCAGCGACCCGCGCAACGGACGGGTGCACTGCGTCGACCTACGCGGAGCCGACGTTGCGGGCGCGGACTTTCGCGGCGCGCTCTATTGCGAAAGCCATTCGTCGCGCACCTGCCGGCCGGTCGACGCGGCGACGCTGCGCGCCGGGTCGCGTTCCGAGCTGAGCGGGGCGATCTTGCAGTGA
- a CDS encoding choice-of-anchor tandem repeat GloVer-containing protein: MARRQTGGQNNAGTVFAFDPSSGTESVIYSFKGQPAGDGAFPKAGLIAVNGVLYGTTSQGGSKKCNSQNTHGCGIVFSVTTSGTERVLHRFTGGGTNQKRDGGYPYAGLTAMNGFLYGTTNGGGRNLQSCYLGCGTVFAIGPSGNQYKVLYRFKSGEDGVAPNASLVTVNGKLYGTTGGGGGHVCVATGFGCGIVFEVSASGRERVLHRFAHGSDGAGPNSLIAVGDTLYGTTGAGAKGDCEGYGCGSVFRLSTSGRGYAILRGFLGGHDGAEPTGNLLDVNGTLFGVTASGGHCHGGCFLGARGFGTVFELTP, encoded by the coding sequence ATGGCACGACGGCAGACGGGGGGTCAAAACAACGCGGGGACCGTCTTTGCGTTCGATCCGAGCAGCGGCACGGAAAGCGTTATCTACAGTTTCAAAGGGCAGCCCGCCGGTGATGGTGCTTTTCCCAAAGCCGGTCTCATTGCCGTCAACGGCGTGCTCTACGGTACCACCAGTCAGGGCGGCAGCAAGAAGTGCAACAGCCAAAATACCCACGGGTGTGGGATCGTCTTCAGCGTCACAACGTCGGGTACGGAACGGGTACTTCACCGATTCACAGGCGGCGGCACAAACCAGAAGCGCGACGGCGGCTACCCATATGCCGGCCTGACGGCGATGAACGGATTCCTTTACGGTACCACCAACGGCGGCGGTCGTAACTTGCAGTCGTGTTATTTGGGGTGCGGGACCGTTTTTGCGATCGGACCTTCAGGCAATCAATATAAAGTGCTGTACCGGTTCAAAAGCGGCGAGGACGGTGTGGCTCCAAATGCAAGTCTCGTCACCGTGAACGGTAAGCTTTACGGTACCACCGGCGGCGGCGGTGGGCACGTATGCGTCGCCACTGGCTTTGGCTGCGGGATCGTTTTCGAGGTGAGCGCATCGGGCCGCGAACGTGTTCTACATCGTTTCGCGCACGGATCGGACGGAGCGGGTCCGAACAGTTTGATTGCCGTCGGCGACACACTTTATGGCACGACGGGCGCCGGCGCTAAGGGCGATTGTGAGGGCTACGGGTGTGGAAGCGTCTTTCGGCTCAGCACGTCCGGTCGCGGCTATGCCATCCTACGCGGATTTCTGGGCGGCCATGACGGCGCCGAGCCCACGGGAAACCTGCTAGACGTAAACGGAACGCTCTTCGGCGTCACCGCCTCCGGAGGCCACTGTCACGGCGGATGCTTTCTCGGCGCTCGCGGCTTTGGAACCGTCTTCGAATTGACGCCCTGA
- a CDS encoding choice-of-anchor tandem repeat GloVer-containing protein, translating to MYPEWASTPQGRRERAFYMGDGMNNLNKIAGAGLCAALLAACGAAVNPVVPAAKTLLAPLKTTSAESVLYRFKGYTHRDGQDPAAGLVALNGVFYGTTAAGGGAKGCKYPDKCGTVYRITPTGEEHVLYRFKGAPDGWFPLANLLAMDGSLYGTTADGGSKQRGDRLCVRSEQRHGKRYLQFQRAARR from the coding sequence ATGTACCCGGAATGGGCCTCGACTCCTCAGGGACGTCGCGAGCGTGCGTTTTACATGGGAGACGGCATGAATAATCTCAACAAGATCGCCGGCGCCGGCCTCTGTGCGGCGCTCTTAGCGGCGTGCGGGGCGGCCGTCAATCCCGTCGTCCCCGCAGCAAAGACGCTGCTCGCGCCGCTCAAAACCACCTCCGCCGAAAGCGTGCTCTACCGGTTTAAGGGGTACACTCACCGGGACGGTCAAGATCCCGCGGCGGGTCTCGTCGCCCTCAACGGCGTGTTTTACGGAACGACGGCCGCCGGCGGCGGCGCGAAAGGCTGCAAATATCCTGACAAATGCGGGACCGTCTATCGCATCACCCCCACGGGCGAAGAACACGTGCTCTACCGGTTCAAGGGCGCTCCCGATGGTTGGTTTCCCTTAGCGAACCTGCTCGCGATGGACGGCTCGCTTTATGGCACGACGGCAGACGGGGGGTCAAAACAACGCGGGGACCGTCTTTGCGTTCGATCCGAGCAGCGGCACGGAAAGCGTTATCTACAGTTTCAAAGGGCAGCCCGCCGGTGA
- the argB gene encoding acetylglutamate kinase, whose protein sequence is MAHDYATTLVVKYGGNAMAGPPTGPDPLLAEVAARWRAGQAVVLVHGGGPEIDTALAQRGVESERIDGQRVTDAATLDVTEAVLCGRLNKRLVRACTILGLPTAGISGQDGGTLIGRRAQGINGEDLGYVGEIARVEPKLIQTLLAAGFLPVVAPLAIAQDASHAYNVNADLAAGAIAAALAADAFLLVTNVPRVLRDVDDPTSGIDRLTADQASTFAHTSACRNSMKPKLLAAAAAARNGATAAYICAITANPISSALSGDCTIVAA, encoded by the coding sequence ATGGCGCATGATTATGCAACCACCCTGGTCGTGAAATACGGCGGCAACGCGATGGCCGGGCCGCCCACAGGGCCCGACCCGCTGCTGGCCGAGGTCGCCGCCCGCTGGCGCGCCGGGCAGGCGGTGGTGCTCGTGCACGGCGGCGGCCCCGAGATCGATACCGCGCTCGCGCAGCGGGGCGTCGAGAGCGAACGCATCGACGGCCAGCGCGTCACCGACGCCGCGACCCTCGACGTAACTGAAGCCGTGCTCTGCGGCCGCTTAAACAAGCGCCTCGTGCGCGCGTGCACGATCCTCGGGCTTCCCACGGCCGGCATCTCGGGTCAGGACGGCGGAACGCTGATCGGCCGCCGCGCGCAGGGAATCAACGGCGAGGATCTCGGCTATGTCGGCGAGATCGCGCGCGTCGAGCCGAAGCTCATCCAAACGCTGCTCGCTGCGGGATTTCTGCCGGTGGTCGCGCCGCTTGCAATCGCGCAAGACGCCAGCCACGCCTACAACGTCAACGCCGATCTCGCCGCCGGCGCGATCGCGGCCGCACTTGCGGCCGACGCGTTCCTGCTGGTCACGAATGTTCCGCGCGTGCTGCGCGACGTCGACGACCCCACCTCGGGCATCGACCGGCTCACCGCCGATCAAGCATCGACCTTCGCGCACACGAGCGCATGCCGCAACAGCATGAAGCCCAAACTCCTCGCGGCTGCGGCTGCCGCCCGCAACGGTGCAACCGCCGCCTACATCTGCGCGATCACCGCCAACCCAATTTCGTCCGCCCTCTCCGGCGACTGCACGATCGTCGCCGCATGA